In one window of Micromonospora cathayae DNA:
- a CDS encoding serine hydrolase domain-containing protein: MRTSTIATILVGLVAGGIALAGMPRPPHLTDRTTGDADLAAAVRDAVGATEGLRGLSVALVEPGRIRVAGLGARNPAGAPVEADTTFEIGSVTKPLTGMLLADRIAAGVVRPDDRLRDALPAVTGPTGEVTLAELASHRAGLPRVPITSPVHLARIWWANLAAADPYAGQDTAWLVRAASSTEPGDGRGEVNYSNFGAALLGQALAAQAGTSYPELLDRELLTPLGMRHTSAHLDGAAPPAGHATGSRAGGRPADPWTGSGWTPAGVGTWSTAGDLGTLVAAVLAGTGPGADATTPRFDAGDQGRIGYGWFTTRHGDREIVWHNGGTGGFRAYVGLDRAAGRGVVVLGNTDRKVDPIGLRLLGVPGKDLAGTDGVGLPGWVGVGLAVTLSFMGGWSLVSIVRRGPDRLTLAGTAVSAPVLLLLAYRLGEWTLVPGWVWAAGCAASAAALVSAVRRWPALPLVAGAPPWRRWGGTAVELTLVVLALLVVL, from the coding sequence ATGCGCACGTCGACCATCGCCACCATCCTGGTCGGGCTCGTCGCCGGGGGGATCGCCCTGGCGGGCATGCCCCGGCCACCCCACCTCACCGACCGGACCACCGGGGACGCCGACCTCGCCGCCGCCGTCCGGGACGCCGTCGGTGCCACCGAAGGGCTGCGCGGGCTCTCGGTGGCCCTGGTCGAACCGGGCCGGATCCGGGTCGCCGGGCTCGGCGCGCGGAACCCCGCCGGGGCACCCGTCGAAGCGGACACCACCTTCGAGATCGGCTCGGTCACCAAGCCGCTCACCGGCATGCTCCTCGCCGACCGGATCGCCGCCGGCGTGGTCCGTCCCGACGACCGGCTCCGCGACGCGCTGCCGGCGGTGACCGGCCCGACCGGCGAGGTGACCCTGGCCGAACTCGCCAGCCACCGCGCCGGCCTGCCCCGGGTGCCGATCACCTCACCCGTCCACCTGGCCCGGATCTGGTGGGCGAACCTCGCCGCCGCCGACCCGTACGCCGGGCAGGACACCGCCTGGCTGGTCCGGGCCGCCAGCAGCACCGAACCGGGCGACGGGCGGGGCGAGGTGAACTACTCCAACTTCGGCGCGGCCCTGCTCGGCCAGGCGCTCGCCGCGCAGGCCGGCACCAGCTACCCGGAGCTGCTGGACCGGGAACTGCTCACCCCGCTGGGCATGCGCCACACCTCCGCCCACCTGGACGGGGCGGCCCCGCCCGCCGGGCACGCCACCGGCAGCCGGGCCGGCGGCCGACCGGCCGACCCGTGGACCGGCTCGGGCTGGACCCCGGCCGGCGTCGGCACCTGGTCCACCGCCGGGGACCTCGGCACCCTCGTCGCCGCGGTCCTCGCCGGCACCGGGCCGGGCGCGGACGCCACCACGCCCCGTTTCGACGCCGGTGACCAGGGGCGCATCGGGTACGGCTGGTTCACCACCCGGCACGGCGACCGGGAAATCGTCTGGCACAACGGCGGCACCGGCGGATTCCGGGCGTACGTCGGGCTGGACCGGGCCGCCGGCCGGGGCGTGGTGGTGCTCGGCAACACCGACCGTAAGGTCGACCCGATCGGGCTGCGGCTGCTCGGCGTACCCGGGAAGGACCTGGCCGGCACGGACGGCGTCGGCCTGCCCGGCTGGGTCGGGGTCGGGCTGGCCGTGACGCTCAGCTTCATGGGTGGCTGGTCGCTGGTCTCGATCGTCCGGCGCGGCCCGGACCGGCTGACCCTGGCCGGTACGGCGGTCTCGGCGCCGGTGTTGTTGCTGCTCGCGTACCGGCTGGGGGAGTGGACGCTGGTGCCCGGCTGGGTGTGGGCGGCCGGCTGCGCGGCGAGCGCCGCCGCGCTGGTGTCGGCCGTCCGCCGGTGGCCGGCGTTGCCGCTGGTGGCCGGGGCGCCGCCCTGGCGGCGGTGGGGCGGCACGGCGGTCGAGCTGACGCTGGTCGTACTGGCGCTGCTGGTCGTGCTCTGA
- a CDS encoding YqeB family protein: MTGRDPVRPGGFRRSDRSGWRGWLGGSSRPERSGWPGGSNRSGGPGVPTVVGGGGGELAVFWAGFPLLGAGAGWLLTAFAPWLVDVPWRPLRRLARWYTELPEPPATVGALTLGVLAGLALAGVASWERLVVRVGADRVALRRNGRTRELPRATVRAVHLDGRQLVLLGPDDEELVREKSDLSGRRLRTAFRTHGYPWVAEDPHRTDWRRWVPGLPGLPAGADALLRARQDALKRRRRDDALDLRRELAGIGLVVRDEADRQYVRRTGTAPD, encoded by the coding sequence GTGACCGGCCGTGACCCGGTCCGGCCGGGCGGCTTCCGCCGGTCGGACCGGTCGGGCTGGCGGGGCTGGCTGGGCGGCTCCAGCCGGCCGGAGCGGTCGGGCTGGCCGGGTGGCTCCAACCGGTCCGGCGGGCCGGGGGTGCCGACGGTGGTCGGTGGCGGCGGTGGCGAGCTGGCCGTGTTCTGGGCCGGCTTCCCGTTGCTCGGCGCCGGGGCCGGCTGGCTGCTGACCGCCTTCGCGCCCTGGCTGGTGGACGTACCGTGGCGCCCGCTGCGGCGGCTGGCCCGCTGGTACACCGAACTGCCCGAGCCGCCCGCCACGGTCGGTGCGCTCACGCTGGGCGTGCTCGCCGGGCTGGCGCTGGCCGGTGTCGCCAGCTGGGAACGTCTGGTCGTCCGCGTCGGCGCCGACCGGGTGGCCCTGCGCCGCAACGGCCGGACCCGGGAGCTGCCCCGGGCGACGGTCCGGGCGGTCCACCTGGACGGCCGGCAGCTCGTCCTGCTCGGCCCGGACGACGAGGAACTGGTCCGGGAGAAGTCCGACCTGAGCGGCCGGCGACTGCGGACCGCGTTCCGGACGCACGGGTACCCGTGGGTGGCGGAGGACCCGCACCGGACGGACTGGCGGCGCTGGGTGCCGGGCCTGCCCGGCCTGCCGGCCGGGGCGGACGCGCTGCTGCGGGCCCGGCAGGACGCCCTGAAACGTCGCCGCCGCGACGACGCCCTCGACCTGCGCCGGGAACTCGCCGGCATCGGCCTGGTCGTCCGGGACGAGGCCGACCGCCAGTACGTCCGCCGGACCGGTACCGCCCCCGACTGA
- a CDS encoding amino acid permease yields the protein MTSARRTTVGRGLLRRKPVEEITEERDDGLARSLGLWQLTAIGVGGIIGAGIFALAGAVANQTAGPAVLLSFLIAGVASAAAALSYAEFAGMIPRAGSAYTYSYAVLGEAVAWFIGWDLLLEYTAIVAVVAIGISGYFGFLVGELGVDLPEWMLGAPGTGDGRVVDLFAVLLCLLIAFLLNRGIRSAARFETVVVGLKVAVVLLVIVVGFFHVRTANYSPFFPFGVGGALTGAATVFFAVFGYDAMSTAAEESKDARRHMPKAILYSLAISMVLYVLATLVLTGMQNYTGIDPESGFSSAFASVGLSGLASVIAVGAIIGILTVMFTFMLGVTRVWYSMSRDGLLPGWFAKLHPVRRVPSRVTWIVGAGSAVIAGFLPIRQAAELTNIGILLAFVVVCVAVIVLRYRRPDAPRTFRLPGMPVVPALGAVFSLWLITFLAAETWLRFGLWFLIGAVVYALYGYRRSRLRAGPDGATD from the coding sequence ATGACCTCCGCACGGCGTACCACGGTCGGCCGGGGACTGCTCCGCCGCAAACCGGTCGAGGAGATCACCGAGGAGCGCGACGACGGGCTGGCCCGGTCGCTCGGGCTCTGGCAGCTCACCGCGATCGGGGTGGGCGGCATCATCGGCGCGGGCATCTTCGCGCTGGCCGGCGCGGTCGCCAACCAGACCGCCGGACCGGCCGTGCTGCTGTCGTTCCTGATCGCCGGGGTGGCCAGCGCGGCGGCGGCGCTGTCCTACGCCGAGTTCGCCGGCATGATCCCCCGGGCCGGTTCGGCGTACACCTACAGCTACGCGGTGCTCGGCGAGGCGGTCGCCTGGTTCATCGGCTGGGACCTGCTGCTGGAGTACACCGCGATCGTGGCGGTGGTGGCGATCGGCATCTCCGGCTACTTCGGCTTCCTGGTCGGTGAACTCGGCGTCGACCTGCCGGAGTGGATGCTCGGCGCGCCCGGCACCGGAGACGGCCGGGTGGTGGACCTGTTCGCCGTACTGCTCTGCCTGCTCATCGCGTTCCTGCTGAACCGGGGCATCCGCAGCGCGGCCCGGTTCGAGACGGTCGTGGTGGGGCTGAAGGTCGCCGTGGTGCTGCTGGTGATCGTGGTCGGTTTCTTCCATGTGCGTACCGCGAACTACTCGCCGTTCTTCCCGTTCGGGGTGGGGGGCGCGTTGACCGGCGCGGCCACGGTCTTCTTCGCGGTGTTCGGGTACGACGCGATGAGCACCGCCGCCGAGGAGTCGAAGGACGCCCGCCGGCACATGCCGAAGGCGATCCTCTACTCGCTGGCCATCTCGATGGTGCTGTACGTGCTGGCGACGCTGGTGCTGACCGGGATGCAGAACTACACCGGGATCGACCCGGAGAGCGGCTTCTCGTCGGCGTTCGCCTCGGTCGGGCTCTCCGGGCTGGCCAGCGTGATCGCGGTCGGCGCGATCATCGGCATCCTGACGGTGATGTTCACCTTCATGCTCGGCGTGACCCGGGTGTGGTACTCGATGAGCCGGGACGGTCTGCTGCCCGGCTGGTTCGCCAAGCTGCACCCGGTGCGGCGGGTGCCGAGCCGGGTCACCTGGATCGTCGGGGCCGGTTCGGCGGTGATCGCCGGTTTCCTGCCGATCCGGCAGGCCGCCGAGCTGACCAACATCGGCATCCTGCTCGCCTTCGTGGTGGTCTGTGTCGCGGTGATCGTGCTGCGGTACCGCCGGCCGGACGCGCCGCGTACCTTCCGGCTGCCCGGGATGCCGGTCGTCCCCGCCCTCGGGGCGGTCTTCTCGCTCTGGCTGATCACCTTCCTGGCCGCGGAGACCTGGCTGCGCTTCGGGCTGTGGTTCCTGATCGGCGCGGTCGTCTACGCCCTGTACGGCTACCGCCGCTCCCGGCTCCGGGCGGGCCCGGACGGGGCGACCGACTGA
- a CDS encoding response regulator yields MAPVAGMTGPDAAGGGTGVPGGTGVPGGAGVPGGAGVPGAAGPGGPGGPPVRVLVVDDDPLVRAGLSMILGGAPDLRVVGEAGDGSEVPAAVAAYAPDVVLMDIRMPRVDGLAATEALRALPDPPEVLVLTTFDADDQVLRALRAGAGGFLLKDTPPAEIVQAVRRVAAGEATLSPTVTRQLIAHVTASTPTEARPDPRRDRALRLLAGLSQREREVAVALGRGRTNAEISAELFMSVATVKAYVSRLLTKLELNNRVQVALLVHDAELV; encoded by the coding sequence CTGGCTCCCGTGGCCGGCATGACCGGCCCGGACGCTGCGGGCGGCGGGACCGGTGTGCCCGGCGGGACCGGTGTGCCCGGCGGGGCAGGTGTGCCCGGCGGGGCAGGTGTGCCCGGCGCGGCCGGGCCTGGTGGGCCCGGCGGGCCGCCGGTCCGGGTGCTCGTCGTGGACGACGACCCGCTGGTCCGGGCCGGGCTGTCGATGATCCTCGGCGGCGCGCCGGACCTGCGCGTGGTCGGCGAGGCCGGCGACGGCAGCGAGGTGCCCGCCGCCGTCGCCGCGTACGCGCCGGACGTGGTCCTGATGGACATCCGGATGCCCCGGGTGGACGGGCTGGCCGCCACCGAGGCCCTGCGGGCGCTGCCCGACCCGCCCGAGGTGCTGGTGCTGACCACCTTCGACGCGGACGACCAGGTGCTCCGGGCGCTGCGGGCCGGGGCGGGCGGGTTCCTGCTCAAGGACACCCCGCCCGCCGAGATCGTGCAGGCGGTCCGCCGGGTCGCGGCCGGCGAGGCGACCCTCTCGCCGACGGTCACCCGCCAGCTGATCGCCCACGTGACCGCGTCCACACCAACCGAGGCCCGCCCCGACCCGAGGCGGGACCGCGCGCTACGCCTGCTCGCCGGGCTCAGCCAACGGGAACGGGAGGTCGCGGTCGCGCTGGGCCGGGGCCGGACCAACGCGGAGATCTCCGCCGAGCTGTTCATGAGCGTGGCCACGGTGAAGGCGTACGTGTCGAGGCTGCTGACGAAGCTGGAACTGAACAACCGCGTCCAGGTGGCCCTGCTCGTCCACGACGCCGAACTGGTCTGA
- a CDS encoding metallophosphoesterase family protein: protein MTENHPDLPADDDPTNLTRRNVLALAGGAAVAAGIVAGTAAPAAASPAHGPDPAGDVPPRLGGRPLLCEPYLLDPQADSVHVVWHTEEYGITQVVLVGPAVAALDDTAALAAATGRRAAGPGWRRLTADTARLSRTREDAGSAVPGRTYTAVVDRPVYRHLVRVTGLRAGERTPYRVVAVDHLGRATVTAAYSLAPAVPRRKPVKLLLTSDHQLMGMTPANLEKVAETAGVRLDGVLVAGDLVNIPDRASEWFDSTNGRAFFAGLTGRADRTIAGRTYRGAPLIQHSPLFPAIGNHEVMGRWSDTDGLNAQFNDPQPIEVARRRWLQTRPAGIDEQTWLRLNSWDVTTYEELFPYPRSADGGPRWWSRTIGDVHLITLFATQIWRSPAPNTRGKFSEAPADLADESKWGYGQHIFEPVRRGSRQYRWLERELASSAARQAKYRVVMYHHPGHGLGDNSAPPFTDPVQKITRDPVTGAVTAVSYTYPLADDHILRDLEPLFSAGGVNLVHNGHSHLWNRFRNADGVNWLETSNVGNSYGAYDASSGASRNLPDSPDNIRQGDPGGLTPIVPTIAPLTDAAGKPLPYVSSNDITVFSLLDSAAGVVRSYRSDTRQPDAPVILFDELPLT from the coding sequence ATGACCGAGAACCACCCTGACCTGCCCGCCGACGACGACCCGACGAACCTCACCCGCCGTAATGTGCTCGCCCTCGCCGGCGGTGCCGCCGTCGCCGCGGGGATCGTCGCCGGCACCGCCGCGCCGGCCGCCGCCAGCCCCGCCCACGGCCCGGACCCCGCCGGGGACGTGCCGCCCCGGCTCGGCGGCCGGCCGCTGCTCTGCGAGCCGTACCTGCTCGACCCGCAGGCGGACAGCGTCCACGTCGTCTGGCACACCGAGGAGTACGGCATCACCCAGGTGGTGCTGGTCGGCCCGGCGGTGGCCGCCCTCGACGACACCGCCGCCCTCGCCGCGGCCACCGGCCGGCGGGCCGCCGGCCCCGGCTGGCGTCGGCTCACCGCCGACACCGCCCGGCTGAGCCGGACCCGGGAGGACGCCGGCTCGGCGGTACCCGGCCGCACCTACACCGCGGTGGTGGACCGCCCGGTGTACCGGCACCTGGTCCGGGTGACCGGCCTGCGGGCCGGCGAGCGCACCCCGTACCGGGTGGTCGCCGTCGACCACCTGGGCCGGGCCACGGTGACCGCCGCCTACTCGCTCGCCCCCGCCGTGCCCCGCCGCAAGCCGGTGAAGCTGCTGCTCACCAGCGACCACCAGCTGATGGGCATGACCCCGGCCAACCTGGAGAAGGTCGCCGAGACCGCCGGCGTCCGGCTGGACGGCGTCCTGGTCGCCGGTGACCTGGTCAACATCCCGGACCGGGCCAGCGAGTGGTTCGACAGCACCAACGGGCGGGCGTTCTTCGCCGGGCTGACCGGCCGGGCCGACCGCACCATCGCCGGGCGCACCTACCGGGGCGCGCCGCTGATCCAGCACTCGCCGCTGTTCCCGGCCATCGGCAACCACGAGGTGATGGGCCGCTGGTCCGACACCGACGGGCTGAACGCCCAGTTCAACGACCCGCAGCCGATCGAGGTGGCCCGCCGCCGCTGGCTCCAGACCCGCCCGGCCGGGATCGACGAGCAGACCTGGCTGCGGTTGAACTCCTGGGACGTCACCACCTACGAGGAACTGTTCCCGTACCCGCGCAGCGCCGACGGCGGGCCGCGCTGGTGGTCCCGGACCATCGGCGACGTGCACCTGATCACCCTGTTCGCCACCCAGATCTGGCGTTCACCCGCGCCGAACACCCGGGGCAAGTTCTCCGAGGCCCCGGCCGACCTGGCCGACGAGTCGAAGTGGGGCTACGGCCAGCACATCTTCGAGCCGGTCAGGCGGGGCTCCCGGCAGTACCGCTGGCTGGAGAGGGAACTGGCCTCCAGCGCCGCCCGGCAGGCGAAGTACCGGGTGGTCATGTACCACCACCCCGGGCACGGGCTCGGTGACAACTCCGCGCCGCCGTTCACCGACCCGGTGCAGAAGATCACGCGGGACCCGGTGACCGGCGCGGTGACCGCCGTCAGCTACACGTACCCGCTGGCCGACGACCACATCCTGCGCGACCTGGAGCCGCTCTTCTCGGCCGGCGGCGTGAACCTGGTCCACAACGGGCACTCGCACCTGTGGAACCGGTTCCGCAACGCCGACGGGGTGAACTGGCTGGAGACCTCGAACGTCGGCAACAGCTACGGCGCGTACGACGCGTCCAGCGGGGCGTCCCGCAACCTCCCGGACAGCCCGGACAACATCCGGCAGGGCGACCCGGGCGGCCTCACCCCGATCGTGCCGACGATCGCGCCGCTGACCGACGCCGCCGGCAAGCCGCTGCCGTACGTGTCCAGCAACGACATCACCGTCTTCTCGCTGCTCGACTCGGCGGCCGGGGTGGTGCGCTCGTACCGCTCCGACACCCGGCAGCCGGACGCCCCGGTGATCCTCTTCGACGAGCTGCCGCTGACCTGA
- a CDS encoding ABC transporter ATP-binding protein — translation MISVENLTKRYGPHAAVDDVSFTCSPGTVTGFLGPNGAGKSTTMRMICGLTSPTSGSATVDGVPYRRLPNPGRRIGVLLDASAQHAGRTGRETLALAARTMGVDPARVPATLDRVGLNAAAAKRRVGAYSLGMRQRLGLAHALLGDPRILILDEPANGLDPEGIFWMRGLLRDFADRGGTVLLSSHLLREVEAVADRLVVIGGGRVVAQGGRDELLAGAGTLVRARDPHALRAALASAGLDAASSTDGGLLVHAEAGAVGQAAADAGVALLELRPAGSGGLEQLFLTLTADQSTRKAVR, via the coding sequence ATGATCTCGGTCGAGAACCTCACCAAACGGTACGGCCCGCACGCCGCCGTGGACGACGTGTCCTTCACCTGTTCACCGGGCACGGTGACCGGCTTCCTCGGTCCGAACGGGGCCGGCAAGTCCACCACCATGCGGATGATCTGCGGTCTGACGTCCCCGACGTCCGGCAGCGCCACGGTCGACGGGGTGCCCTACCGCCGGCTGCCCAACCCGGGCCGCCGCATCGGCGTACTGCTGGACGCCTCGGCGCAGCACGCCGGGCGTACCGGCCGGGAGACCCTGGCCCTGGCGGCCCGCACCATGGGCGTCGACCCGGCGCGGGTGCCGGCGACCCTGGACCGGGTCGGGCTGAACGCGGCGGCGGCCAAGCGCCGCGTCGGGGCGTACTCGCTGGGGATGCGGCAGCGGCTCGGCCTGGCGCACGCGCTGCTGGGTGACCCCCGGATCCTGATCCTGGACGAGCCGGCCAACGGCCTGGACCCGGAGGGGATCTTCTGGATGCGCGGCCTGCTGCGCGACTTCGCCGACCGGGGCGGGACGGTACTGCTCTCCTCCCACCTGCTGCGCGAGGTGGAGGCGGTGGCCGACCGCCTGGTGGTGATCGGCGGCGGCCGGGTGGTCGCCCAGGGCGGCCGGGACGAGCTGCTCGCCGGGGCCGGCACCCTGGTCCGGGCCCGGGACCCGCACGCGCTGCGCGCCGCGCTGGCCTCGGCCGGGCTCGACGCCGCCAGCAGCACCGACGGGGGGCTGCTGGTGCACGCCGAGGCCGGCGCGGTCGGGCAGGCCGCCGCCGACGCCGGGGTGGCGCTGCTCGAACTGCGTCCGGCCGGCAGCGGCGGCCTGGAGCAGCTGTTCCTCACCCTCACCGCCGACCAGTCGACCAGGAAGGCCGTCCGATGA
- a CDS encoding ABC transporter permease: protein MTTLTAEARRTPSVVPTERRPSLARLTGVELRKLADTRAGRWLLVVIVLAAAAIATVQLFVLPDAEQTFRAFFEPSLLPVGLLLPVLGILSVTGEWSQRTALSTFALVPARHRVVAAKLVAVVLAAAVSVVASVAVAATATAVAGLTGGAGTWSVPGSLLLHALVFQVANVLIGMGFGLLLGNTPLAIVLYFVLPTVWSVLGQMIKALREPAQWLDTTVTMAPLTTPDVTAGQWARLGVSLLVWLVVPLVAGLVRTMRREVS, encoded by the coding sequence ATGACCACGTTGACCGCCGAGGCACGCCGGACGCCGTCCGTCGTCCCGACCGAACGACGCCCGTCCCTGGCCCGGCTGACCGGGGTCGAGCTGCGCAAGCTCGCCGACACCCGGGCCGGGCGCTGGCTGCTGGTGGTGATCGTGCTGGCCGCCGCCGCGATCGCCACCGTGCAACTGTTCGTCCTGCCCGACGCCGAGCAGACCTTCCGGGCCTTCTTCGAGCCGTCGCTGCTGCCGGTGGGGCTGCTGCTGCCCGTACTGGGCATCCTCTCGGTCACCGGGGAGTGGTCGCAGCGGACCGCGCTGAGCACGTTCGCCCTGGTCCCGGCCCGGCACCGGGTGGTGGCGGCGAAGCTCGTCGCGGTGGTGCTCGCGGCGGCGGTCTCGGTGGTCGCCAGCGTGGCGGTCGCGGCGACCGCCACCGCCGTCGCCGGGCTCACCGGCGGGGCCGGCACCTGGTCGGTGCCCGGTTCGCTGCTGCTGCACGCCCTCGTGTTCCAGGTGGCGAACGTGCTGATCGGGATGGGGTTCGGGTTGCTGCTGGGCAACACCCCGCTGGCGATCGTGCTGTACTTCGTGCTGCCCACCGTCTGGTCCGTCCTCGGGCAGATGATCAAGGCGCTGCGCGAGCCGGCGCAGTGGCTGGACACCACCGTGACGATGGCGCCGCTCACCACGCCGGACGTCACCGCGGGGCAGTGGGCCCGACTCGGCGTGTCGCTGCTGGTGTGGCTGGTCGTACCGCTGGTCGCCGGACTGGTCCGGACGATGCGGCGCGAGGTGTCGTGA
- a CDS encoding ArsR/SmtB family transcription factor, which yields MGSLEDRVTALEARVAELTEQRAAAPPPTAAADTFWALDGLKRRLPEGHPGAVLYTGTVDLGEGERYDWQYGLPVDDVLAEDWTEAAPMLTALAHPVRLRLLREILGGRRGTAELAGIEELGTTGQLHHHLRQLTAAGWLRSAGRGRYAVPAERVVPLLAILTAARR from the coding sequence ATGGGTTCGCTGGAGGATCGGGTAACCGCACTGGAAGCGCGGGTCGCGGAGCTGACGGAGCAGCGGGCCGCCGCGCCGCCCCCGACCGCCGCCGCCGACACGTTCTGGGCGCTCGACGGGCTCAAACGGCGACTACCCGAGGGACACCCCGGCGCGGTCCTCTACACCGGCACCGTCGACCTCGGCGAAGGCGAGCGGTACGACTGGCAGTACGGCCTGCCCGTCGACGACGTACTCGCCGAGGACTGGACCGAGGCCGCCCCCATGCTGACCGCGCTGGCCCACCCCGTCCGGCTGCGGCTGCTGCGCGAGATCCTCGGCGGCCGGCGCGGCACCGCCGAACTCGCCGGGATCGAGGAACTCGGCACCACCGGCCAGCTCCACCACCACCTACGCCAGCTCACCGCCGCCGGCTGGCTGCGCAGCGCCGGCCGGGGCCGGTACGCGGTCCCCGCCGAACGGGTGGTCCCGCTGCTCGCCATCCTCACCGCCGCCCGCCGCTGA
- a CDS encoding sensor histidine kinase yields MSSAVAVPDHPWLLPGVLARPADPTRRSARRTMRDWLVDVLCFVLALGWTVVATVDAASPEPQFATRLPYGWMIPADAALGVLFAVLLWFRRRWPVALAVASLPLTVFSMASAVSSLIIYFTVVVHRRTAVAMVVTVAGLLTNLAFSHLRPDPNLSYWATTAWGVVFSLTVLAWGMFVRARRQLIVSLRERADRAEAEQQLRVAQARQVERTRIAREMHDVLAHRISLLSLHAGALEFRPDAPPEEVARAAGVIRGSAHAALQDLRAVIGVLRAEPAGAAAVPERPQPTLADVPALVDESRAAGVRVELRDRVDTPDAVPATVGRSAYRIVQEGLTNARKHAPGALVTVELAGGRGDGLTVEIRNRRPVREATDPEIPGTGTGLVGIAERVHLAGGRLTHGRDSSGDFRLAAWLPWPA; encoded by the coding sequence ATGAGCAGCGCCGTCGCCGTACCCGATCATCCCTGGCTGCTGCCCGGCGTACTGGCCCGGCCGGCGGACCCGACCCGGCGGTCCGCCCGGCGGACCATGCGGGACTGGCTGGTGGACGTCCTCTGCTTCGTCCTCGCCCTGGGCTGGACGGTCGTGGCGACGGTGGACGCCGCCTCGCCCGAACCGCAGTTCGCCACCCGGCTGCCGTACGGGTGGATGATCCCGGCGGACGCGGCGCTCGGGGTGCTCTTCGCCGTCCTGCTCTGGTTCCGGCGGCGCTGGCCGGTGGCGCTGGCGGTGGCCTCGCTGCCGCTGACCGTCTTCTCGATGGCCTCCGCCGTCTCGTCGTTGATCATCTACTTCACGGTGGTGGTGCACCGCCGCACCGCCGTGGCCATGGTCGTCACCGTCGCCGGCCTGCTGACCAACCTGGCCTTCAGCCACCTGCGCCCCGACCCGAACCTGTCGTACTGGGCGACCACCGCCTGGGGAGTGGTGTTCAGCCTCACCGTGCTGGCCTGGGGCATGTTCGTCCGGGCCCGCCGACAGTTGATCGTGTCGCTGCGGGAACGGGCCGACCGGGCCGAGGCCGAGCAGCAACTCCGGGTCGCCCAGGCCCGGCAGGTCGAGCGGACCCGCATCGCGCGGGAGATGCACGACGTGCTCGCCCACCGGATCTCCCTGCTCAGCCTGCACGCCGGGGCGCTGGAGTTCCGCCCCGACGCACCGCCCGAGGAGGTCGCCCGCGCCGCCGGCGTGATCCGGGGCAGCGCGCACGCCGCCCTCCAGGACCTGCGCGCGGTGATCGGGGTGCTCCGGGCCGAACCCGCCGGAGCCGCCGCCGTACCGGAACGACCGCAGCCCACCCTTGCCGACGTGCCGGCGCTGGTCGACGAGTCCCGGGCCGCCGGGGTCCGGGTCGAGCTGCGCGACCGGGTCGACACGCCCGACGCCGTCCCGGCCACCGTGGGCCGCAGCGCGTACCGGATCGTGCAGGAAGGGCTGACCAACGCCCGCAAGCACGCCCCCGGTGCCCTGGTCACCGTCGAACTGGCCGGTGGGCGGGGCGACGGGCTGACCGTCGAGATCCGTAACCGCCGTCCGGTACGCGAGGCGACCGACCCGGAGATCCCCGGTACCGGCACCGGGCTGGTCGGGATCGCCGAGCGGGTCCACCTCGCCGGGGGACGCCTCACCCACGGCCGGGACTCCTCCGGTGACTTCCGGCTCGCCGCCTGGCTCCCGTGGCCGGCATGA